GCCACCATTCCGGCGTGCGAATAGTGCGCCGCGAGCGGCTTGGCGGTGAGCGCTGCGGTGTGCGCCGCGCTGAACTCGTGGTGCGGGAAGATCAGGTCGGAACCGCCGCCGTTCACGGTGACCGGGATCTCAAGGTATCGCTCCGCGATCACCGAGCATTCGATGTGCCAGCCCGGGCGGCCGTGCCCCATCGCCGACGGCCAGCTCGGTTCGCCCGGCCGGGCGCTCATCCACAGCAGCGGGTCGAGCGGATCGCGTTTGCCGGGACGGTCGGGGTCTCCCCCGCGTTCTGCCGAGAGCGCCAGCATGGTGGCCCGGTCAAGGCCGGAGATCTCGCCCAGCGTCCACGACGACCCGGTGGATGCCGCGACGCTGTCGAAGTACCAGTCGTCGCCCACCCGGTAACCGAGTCCCTGCTCGACCAGGCGGCCGACGGCATCCGCCACCGGCTCGATCACCTCGGTGACGGCCACGTAATGGTCGGGCGGGATGATGCCGAGGGTCTGCATGTCCTGACGGAACAGCTCGGTCTGGTCGCTCGCGAGCTGGCGCCAGTCCACCCCGATCGCCTGCGCGCGCTCAAGCAGTGGGTCGTCGACATCCGTCGTGTTCTGCGCGTAGCGCACCTCGTAGCCGGCGTCGAGCCACACCCGCGTCAGCGTGTCGAAGGCGAGGTAGGTGGCCGCGTGACCGAGGTGGGTGGCGTCGTACGGGGTGATGCCGCAGACGTACAGTCCGGCCACACCGTCGGCGGCGACGGCCGGCTGGAGCGACCCGGTAACCGTGTCATAGAGCACCGGAACCGGTCCGGAACCTGCAAGCGACGGGATCTCGGGCCGGTTCCAGGACTTCATGGACTCGATCCTAGAGGGGGTCGAGCACCCCGGTTGACAGCAAGATCATGAGCGTAGCGCCGAGCGCGAGGCGGTAGATCACGAACGGCATGAACGACTTCTTCGAGATGTAGTTCATCAGGAAGGCGATCACCGCAAGGCCCACGCCGAACGCCACCACCGTGGCAACGGCGGTCTGCGCGTAGCCGTAGTAGCCTTCGGGCTCACCGAAGCTGTTCACCAGCTCATACAGACCACTGCCGAACACCGCCGGCACCGCGAGCAGGAACGCGTAGCGCGCTGCCGCCGGACGGGAATAACCGAGGGCGAGACCCATGGTCGTGGTCGCACCAGACCGGGAGACGCCGGGCACCAGGGCGAGGGTCTGCGCCAGGCCGAAGTAGATGCCGTGTGGGTAGGTGATATCGGGCAGTTCGCGGTTGCGTTTGCCGTAGTGGTCCGCGAGGCCGAGCAGGATGCCGAAGACGATCAGCACGATCGCGACCAGCCACAGGTTGCGGAACACCGAGCGGATGTACTCCTGCCCGAAATAGCCGACGAGCACGATCGGGAGGGTGCCGAGGATGATCAGCCAGCCCATCCGCACGTCGGGGTCATCCTTGCGAACGCTGCCGCCGAACGAACGGAACCAGCGCCCGATTATTCGGGTGATGTCTTTCCAGAAATACACCAGGACGGCGATCTCGGTGCCGATCTGGGTGATCGCCGTGAAGGTGGCGCCGGGGTCGGTGGCGCTCGGCAGGAACTCCCCGACGATGCGGAGATGCGCACTGGACGAGATGGGGAGGAATTCGGTGAGGCCCTGGACCAGGCCGAGGATGATGGCCTCGATGAACTGCAACGCGTGTGACTCCCGTGGTTAGTAGTTGAGCAGCAGGTCGGTCAAAACCCGCCTGCCAAAGGATAATGCGTCGAGCGGCACGCGTTCGTCGACGCCGTGGAACATCGCAGGGAAATCGACGTCTGCGGGCAGCCGCAGCGGGGCGAAACCGTAGCCCTTGATGCCGAGCAGCGAGAGCGCCTTGTTGTCTGTGCCGCCGGAGAGCAGGTACGGCAGCACCGGGGCTCCGGGATCGTGCAGTTCGAGGGTGCTCTTCACCGCGTCAACGAGCGGACCGTCGAAGGATGTCTCGAGGCCGATGTCGCGGTGCATCACCACGATCTCGATCTCCGGGCCGAGCAGTTCCTGCACCTCGGCCAGCACCGAGTCCTCCTCGCCGGGCAGGGTTCGGATGTCGATGAGCGCCTCGGCCCGGTCGGGGATGACGTTGTGCTTGTACCCGGCGGTCAGCCCGGTGGGGTTCGTCGTGGTGCGCAGCGATGCCTGGATGAAGCCGGCGGCGGTGCCGGTGGCCAGAACGAGTTCGTCGGGTCCGGCCGTCTGCGGGTCGACTCCGAGGATGCGGGCGAGTTCGGCGAGGAGTTCGGTGGTGGTGTCGGTGAGGCGGATCGGCCAGTCGCGCCGGCCGAGTGTGGCTACCGCCTCGGCCAGTTTGGTGACCGCGTTGTCGCGGATCACCCGGGAGCCGTGCGCGGCGGTGCCGCGGGCCACCAGTTTGATCCAGAGCAGCGACTTCTCGCCGGTCTGCAGCAGGTATGCCCGTTTGCCGGCGAGTGTGATGGAGTAGCCGCCGACCTCGCTGATCGCCTCGGTGGCACCCGCGAACAGCTCGGGGCGGGTCTTCACCAGGTGCGCCGAGCCCAGCACTCCCCCGGCCT
This Salinibacterium sp. ZJ450 DNA region includes the following protein-coding sequences:
- the mshC gene encoding cysteine--1-D-myo-inosityl 2-amino-2-deoxy-alpha-D-glucopyranoside ligase; the encoded protein is MKSWNRPEIPSLAGSGPVPVLYDTVTGSLQPAVAADGVAGLYVCGITPYDATHLGHAATYLAFDTLTRVWLDAGYEVRYAQNTTDVDDPLLERAQAIGVDWRQLASDQTELFRQDMQTLGIIPPDHYVAVTEVIEPVADAVGRLVEQGLGYRVGDDWYFDSVAASTGSSWTLGEISGLDRATMLALSAERGGDPDRPGKRDPLDPLLWMSARPGEPSWPSAMGHGRPGWHIECSVIAERYLEIPVTVNGGGSDLIFPHHEFSAAHTAALTAKPLAAHYSHAGMVAYRGEKMSKSLGNLVFVSRLRAAGVDPRAIRLALLSEHYRSDWEWTEAHLTESEARLVRWVSWAAAPGEDDSLIGELRTLLAYDLDTPAALATIDRHVAHQTAPSRAALDAIDALLGIRLR
- a CDS encoding undecaprenyl-diphosphate phosphatase; protein product: MQFIEAIILGLVQGLTEFLPISSSAHLRIVGEFLPSATDPGATFTAITQIGTEIAVLVYFWKDITRIIGRWFRSFGGSVRKDDPDVRMGWLIILGTLPIVLVGYFGQEYIRSVFRNLWLVAIVLIVFGILLGLADHYGKRNRELPDITYPHGIYFGLAQTLALVPGVSRSGATTTMGLALGYSRPAAARYAFLLAVPAVFGSGLYELVNSFGEPEGYYGYAQTAVATVVAFGVGLAVIAFLMNYISKKSFMPFVIYRLALGATLMILLSTGVLDPL
- a CDS encoding M20/M25/M40 family metallo-hydrolase; amino-acid sequence: MASDTHADALDSTALIARDLIRFDTTNFGEGRSNGETDAAEYVAAHLEALGLTAELIDSEPGRTSVITRVPGADSAKPALVLHGHLDVVPADPANWSVDPFAGEIRDGMLWGRGAVDMKNMDAMMITALQEILGSGRQPARDLVVAFFADEEAGGVLGSAHLVKTRPELFAGATEAISEVGGYSITLAGKRAYLLQTGEKSLLWIKLVARGTAAHGSRVIRDNAVTKLAEAVATLGRRDWPIRLTDTTTELLAELARILGVDPQTAGPDELVLATGTAAGFIQASLRTTTNPTGLTAGYKHNVIPDRAEALIDIRTLPGEEDSVLAEVQELLGPEIEIVVMHRDIGLETSFDGPLVDAVKSTLELHDPGAPVLPYLLSGGTDNKALSLLGIKGYGFAPLRLPADVDFPAMFHGVDERVPLDALSFGRRVLTDLLLNY